The following are encoded in a window of Rhizobium sp. 11515TR genomic DNA:
- the lpdA gene encoding dihydrolipoyl dehydrogenase: MAENYDVIIIGSGPGGYVAAVRAGQLGLKTAIVEREHLGGICLNWGCIPTKALLRSAEILDHSNHLKDYGLILEGKVSADVKAVVARSRGVSARLNTGVGFLMKKNKVDVIWGEAKITKPGEIVVGKSTKPVVEPQHPLPKNVKGEGTYTAKHIIVATGARPRALPGIEPDGKLIWTYFEALKPDFLPKSLLVMGSGAIGIEFASFYRSMGVDVTVVEVMPTIMPVEDAEISGIARKQLEKRGLKIFTKAKVTKVDKAANSITAHVETEDGKVQQIVADRMISAVGVQGNIENLGLEALGVKTDRGCVVIDGYGKTNVPGIYAIGDVAGPPMLAHKAEHEGVVCIEKIAGLPNVHPTDKSKVPGCTYCQPQVASVGLTEAKAKELGRDIRVGRFSFAFNGKAIALGEDQGLCKVIFDKKTGELLGAHMVGAEVTELIQGFVVAMNLETTEEELMHTIFPHPTVSETMKEAVLDAYGRVLNA, from the coding sequence ATGGCTGAGAATTACGACGTCATTATCATCGGCTCCGGTCCGGGCGGTTATGTCGCTGCCGTGCGCGCCGGCCAGCTTGGCCTGAAGACCGCGATCGTCGAGCGCGAGCATCTGGGTGGCATCTGCCTCAACTGGGGCTGCATACCCACAAAGGCGCTGCTCCGTTCGGCTGAAATCCTGGATCACTCCAACCATCTCAAAGATTACGGCCTCATTCTCGAAGGCAAGGTGAGCGCGGATGTGAAGGCCGTGGTTGCCCGCTCGCGCGGCGTTTCCGCCCGCTTGAATACCGGCGTCGGCTTTCTGATGAAGAAGAACAAGGTCGACGTGATCTGGGGCGAAGCCAAGATCACCAAGCCAGGCGAAATCGTCGTCGGCAAGTCGACCAAGCCGGTCGTGGAGCCGCAGCATCCGCTGCCGAAGAACGTCAAGGGCGAAGGCACCTATACCGCCAAGCACATCATCGTTGCGACCGGCGCGCGTCCGCGCGCGTTGCCAGGCATCGAGCCGGACGGCAAGCTGATCTGGACCTATTTCGAAGCGCTGAAGCCGGATTTCTTGCCGAAGTCGCTGCTCGTCATGGGCTCGGGCGCCATCGGTATCGAATTCGCAAGCTTCTATCGCTCCATGGGCGTCGATGTCACCGTCGTCGAAGTCATGCCGACGATTATGCCGGTGGAAGATGCCGAAATCTCTGGCATCGCTCGCAAGCAGCTGGAAAAGCGCGGCCTGAAGATCTTCACCAAGGCGAAGGTCACGAAGGTCGATAAGGCTGCCAACAGCATCACGGCCCACGTCGAAACCGAAGACGGCAAGGTGCAACAGATCGTTGCCGATCGTATGATCTCGGCCGTGGGCGTTCAGGGCAATATCGAGAACCTCGGCCTGGAGGCGCTCGGCGTCAAGACCGACCGCGGCTGCGTCGTCATCGACGGCTACGGTAAGACCAATGTTCCCGGCATCTACGCCATCGGCGATGTCGCCGGTCCCCCGATGCTCGCTCACAAGGCGGAGCACGAGGGCGTCGTCTGCATCGAGAAGATCGCTGGCCTGCCGAACGTTCATCCGACTGACAAGAGCAAGGTCCCGGGCTGCACCTATTGCCAACCGCAGGTTGCCTCCGTCGGCCTGACTGAAGCCAAGGCCAAGGAGCTCGGCCGCGATATCCGCGTCGGCCGCTTCTCCTTCGCCTTTAACGGCAAGGCGATCGCTCTTGGTGAAGATCAGGGTCTCTGCAAGGTCATCTTCGACAAGAAGACCGGCGAGCTTCTGGGTGCGCATATGGTCGGTGCGGAAGTCACCGAACTCATTCAGGGCTTCGTGGTCGCCATGAACCTGGAAACAACCGAAGAAGAGCTGATGCACACGATCTTCCCGCATCCGACCGTTTCGGAAACGATGAAGGAAGCCGTGCTGGATGCCTACGGCCGGGTGCTGAACGCTTGA
- a CDS encoding GlsB/YeaQ/YmgE family stress response membrane protein has protein sequence MSITAEGWIVFLLIGLVAGFLASLIVGGGGLISCLVSGVIGAFVGGFLFHYFGISLGIENALVVEIIHATVGAIIVVLLARLIA, from the coding sequence ATGTCTATCACGGCGGAAGGTTGGATCGTCTTTCTTCTCATCGGCCTAGTCGCGGGTTTCCTCGCGAGCCTGATCGTTGGAGGAGGCGGGCTCATCAGTTGTCTGGTGAGCGGCGTGATCGGTGCTTTCGTGGGCGGTTTCCTGTTCCATTATTTCGGGATATCGCTCGGCATTGAAAATGCGCTTGTCGTGGAGATCATCCACGCCACGGTCGGTGCAATCATCGTGGTGCTCTTGGCGAGATTGATCGCCTAG
- a CDS encoding GlsB/YeaQ/YmgE family stress response membrane protein codes for MESVGWLGLIIIGGLAGWLAGKLMDARYGIILNIILGIAGSVVAAALMVALHVGVPGGRLGFFITGFIGACILIFLAKFARR; via the coding sequence ATGGAAAGCGTAGGTTGGCTGGGTCTGATCATCATCGGCGGTCTTGCGGGCTGGCTCGCGGGCAAGCTGATGGACGCGCGTTACGGCATCATCCTGAACATCATCCTCGGCATTGCCGGTTCGGTCGTGGCTGCAGCGCTGATGGTGGCCTTGCATGTCGGCGTTCCCGGCGGCCGGCTTGGCTTTTTCATCACCGGTTTCATCGGTGCATGCATTCTGATATTCCTCGCCAAATTCGCTCGGCGATGA
- the lipA gene encoding lipoyl synthase, which produces MVTILDTINPDAKRVRHPEKAHRPDTEVMRKPDWIRVKAPTSKGYAETRSIVKEHKLVTVCEEAGCPNIGECWDKKHATFMIMGEICTRACAFCNVATGKPNALDMAEPENVAKAVKQMGLSHVVITSVDRDDLEDGGAEHFEKVIWAIRAASPSTTIEILTPDFLKKPGALERVVAAKPDVFNHNLETVPGNYLTVRPGARYFHSVRLLQRVKELDPTMFTKSGIMVGLGEERNEVLQLMDDLRTADVDFLTIGQYLQPTRKHHQVMSFVTPEEFKSYETVAYTKGFLMVASSPLTRSSHHAGDDFERLRAAREKKLLLAAE; this is translated from the coding sequence ATGGTCACCATTCTCGACACGATCAACCCGGACGCCAAGCGCGTGCGACACCCGGAAAAGGCGCATCGGCCGGATACGGAAGTCATGCGCAAGCCGGACTGGATCCGCGTGAAGGCGCCGACATCCAAGGGCTATGCCGAGACTCGCTCGATCGTGAAGGAGCACAAGCTCGTCACGGTCTGCGAGGAAGCCGGCTGCCCGAATATCGGCGAGTGCTGGGATAAGAAGCACGCCACCTTCATGATCATGGGCGAGATCTGCACGCGCGCCTGCGCCTTCTGTAATGTCGCGACCGGCAAGCCGAACGCGCTCGACATGGCCGAGCCCGAAAACGTCGCCAAGGCCGTCAAGCAGATGGGCCTCAGCCACGTCGTCATCACCTCCGTCGACCGCGACGATCTGGAAGATGGCGGCGCCGAGCATTTCGAGAAGGTGATCTGGGCGATCCGCGCCGCTTCGCCCTCGACCACGATCGAGATTCTGACGCCGGACTTTTTGAAGAAGCCTGGCGCTTTGGAGCGTGTGGTCGCCGCCAAGCCCGACGTCTTCAATCACAATCTGGAAACCGTGCCTGGCAATTATCTGACGGTTCGCCCTGGGGCTCGTTACTTCCACTCTGTTCGCCTGCTGCAGCGGGTCAAGGAACTGGATCCGACGATGTTCACCAAGTCGGGCATCATGGTGGGCCTCGGCGAAGAGCGCAACGAAGTGCTTCAGCTGATGGATGACCTGCGTACCGCAGACGTCGACTTCCTGACCATCGGCCAGTATCTGCAGCCGACGCGCAAGCATCATCAGGTGATGAGCTTCGTGACCCCGGAGGAATTCAAGTCCTACGAGACCGTGGCTTACACCAAAGGCTTCCTGATGGTCGCCTCCAGCCCGCTGACGCGCTCGTCGCATCACGCCGGCGATGATTTCGAGCGGCTTCGTGCTGCCCGCGAAAAGAAGCTGCTGCTGGCTGCCGAATAA
- a CDS encoding AAA family ATPase, producing the protein MEQTIAPSALSRAVDIEEAASIILHKAERILVIGCSGIGKSTLAQAIASLRGLTYVSMDRDIFWLPGWKSRPRPEAIALIEQAVAGPRWIIDGNSPGTLPLRLPRTDLVIWRRPPRYVALRGVISRWLRYRGRSRPEMAPGCPERLDWKFLRYIWTFEHDEAPQFQEMLERHGRNVPVVTLKSYRDGEDLLSRLRSNI; encoded by the coding sequence GTGGAGCAGACTATCGCGCCGTCGGCGCTTTCGCGTGCCGTCGATATTGAAGAGGCAGCATCTATTATCCTGCATAAGGCAGAGCGAATTCTTGTCATTGGCTGTTCCGGCATAGGCAAGAGCACGCTCGCGCAGGCCATCGCGTCGCTGCGTGGGTTGACCTATGTTTCGATGGATCGCGATATCTTCTGGCTGCCCGGCTGGAAATCGCGCCCGCGCCCGGAAGCCATCGCGCTGATCGAACAGGCGGTTGCCGGACCGCGCTGGATCATTGACGGCAACAGCCCCGGAACCTTGCCCTTGCGGTTGCCGCGCACCGATCTCGTTATATGGCGACGCCCACCGCGATACGTGGCACTCCGCGGTGTCATTTCGCGCTGGCTGCGCTACCGCGGCCGGTCGCGGCCCGAGATGGCGCCCGGATGCCCCGAGCGACTGGACTGGAAATTCCTGCGCTACATCTGGACATTCGAGCATGACGAAGCGCCGCAGTTTCAGGAGATGCTCGAACGACACGGCCGCAATGTGCCCGTCGTGACGCTGAAATCCTACCGCGATGGCGAAGACCTGCTTTCGCGTCTCCGAAGTAATATCTGA
- a CDS encoding AAA family ATPase yields the protein MDQFLVPPLRSEIRDREVAAEHIRRANRILVMGCSGGGKSTLSQKIAARFGLAYVSIDRDVLWLPGWVQRDREEQRAIIVAKVQGERWIMDGTNPSTFDIRLPRTDLVIWLRMPRLLCIWGAVSRWIKWMGRTRPEMALGCIEKVDWEFLRFIWTFEEKFAPRVLAGLAQHGPDVPVLQLTSRWQMRELLDLLAISA from the coding sequence ATGGATCAGTTTTTGGTGCCGCCGTTGCGCAGCGAGATACGCGACCGTGAGGTAGCCGCTGAGCATATCCGCCGCGCAAATCGCATCCTTGTCATGGGCTGCTCCGGCGGTGGCAAATCAACCCTCTCGCAGAAGATTGCCGCCCGCTTTGGCCTTGCCTATGTCTCGATCGATCGTGATGTCCTGTGGCTGCCGGGTTGGGTTCAGCGCGATAGGGAAGAGCAGCGCGCCATCATCGTCGCCAAGGTGCAGGGAGAGCGATGGATCATGGACGGGACCAATCCCTCGACATTCGACATACGCCTGCCGCGCACGGATTTGGTCATATGGTTGCGGATGCCTCGCCTACTATGCATCTGGGGTGCCGTTTCTCGCTGGATCAAGTGGATGGGTCGCACGCGCCCGGAAATGGCGCTAGGCTGCATCGAGAAAGTCGATTGGGAATTCCTGCGGTTCATCTGGACGTTTGAAGAGAAGTTCGCGCCACGTGTGTTGGCTGGTCTCGCGCAGCACGGTCCCGATGTGCCCGTTCTGCAATTGACCAGCCGGTGGCAAATGCGCGAGCTGCTCGATTTGCTTGCAATCTCCGCCTGA
- a CDS encoding AAA family ATPase, whose product MPELSSLSDAVARLRTSDRILIMGCSGGGKTTLAQKIIAFLDLPYVSMDREFFWLPGWVKRDRAEERALIAAKVAEDRWLIDGTGPSSFDLRLPRTQLVLWVRVPRWLCVWGALSRALRWIGRSRPDMAPGCPERIDWEFLRYIWTFEEKFAPRVLAGLAQHGPDVPVLQLKSRGEMRQLLDLLGRPA is encoded by the coding sequence ATGCCAGAACTGAGCAGCCTATCCGATGCCGTCGCACGCCTCAGGACATCAGACCGCATCCTCATCATGGGCTGCTCCGGCGGTGGCAAGACGACACTGGCGCAAAAGATCATTGCCTTCTTGGACTTGCCCTATGTCTCCATGGATCGAGAGTTTTTCTGGCTGCCGGGTTGGGTGAAGAGAGACAGGGCAGAAGAGCGGGCTCTCATTGCGGCGAAGGTTGCCGAGGATCGTTGGCTTATCGATGGAACGGGACCATCCAGCTTCGATCTCAGATTACCGCGTACACAGCTTGTGCTCTGGGTGCGTGTACCGCGCTGGTTATGTGTGTGGGGAGCTCTTTCGAGGGCGCTGCGATGGATTGGGCGGTCGCGCCCCGATATGGCGCCAGGCTGTCCCGAGCGCATCGACTGGGAGTTTCTGCGCTACATCTGGACATTTGAGGAGAAGTTCGCGCCGCGCGTGTTGGCTGGTCTCGCGCAACATGGTCCCGATGTCCCCGTTTTGCAGCTGAAATCCCGCGGCGAAATGCGTCAGCTTCTTGATCTTCTCGGCCGTCCTGCTTAA
- a CDS encoding type II toxin-antitoxin system RatA family toxin produces the protein MPQFETHRSVPHSPDQMFDLVADVERYPEFLPLCEALTVRSRKERDGKTLLVADMTVGYKAIRETFTTQVLLNKAERAIDVKYIDGPFKYLDNRWRFQPAENGGSVIDFFIDYEFKSRILGALMGSMFDRAFRMFTDAFETRANKIYA, from the coding sequence ATGCCTCAGTTTGAAACTCATCGCTCCGTTCCGCATTCGCCCGACCAGATGTTCGACCTCGTCGCCGATGTGGAGCGCTATCCGGAATTCCTGCCGCTTTGCGAGGCGCTCACGGTCCGCAGCCGCAAGGAGCGGGACGGCAAGACCTTGCTCGTTGCCGATATGACGGTCGGGTATAAGGCCATCCGCGAGACGTTCACCACACAGGTGCTGCTGAACAAAGCGGAGCGTGCGATCGACGTGAAATACATCGATGGACCGTTCAAATATCTCGACAATCGCTGGCGCTTTCAGCCGGCGGAGAATGGCGGCAGCGTTATAGACTTCTTCATCGACTACGAGTTCAAGAGCCGCATTCTCGGCGCTTTGATGGGATCAATGTTCGATCGGGCCTTCCGCATGTTCACGGATGCCTTCGAGACGCGCGCGAACAAAATTTATGCTTGA
- a CDS encoding CinA family protein, whose protein sequence is MHFPDEILALAQTIVTDFTAKGWMVATAESCTGGLIAGALTEIPGSSAVVDRGFVTYTNTAKMEMLGVQEQTLAQFGAVSKETALQMAHGALFRSRADFAVAVTGIAGPGGGSAEKPVGLVHLAAKTRGGMLIHHEMRYGDIGRDKVRLATLRTALEMLVTLAQ, encoded by the coding sequence ATGCATTTCCCTGATGAGATTCTTGCACTGGCGCAAACGATCGTGACGGATTTCACGGCAAAGGGCTGGATGGTCGCCACAGCCGAATCCTGCACCGGCGGGCTGATTGCCGGCGCCCTGACGGAAATTCCAGGCTCGTCCGCTGTCGTCGATCGCGGCTTCGTCACTTATACCAACACTGCTAAGATGGAGATGCTCGGCGTTCAGGAGCAGACGCTGGCGCAGTTCGGCGCTGTGTCAAAGGAAACGGCGCTGCAGATGGCGCATGGCGCCCTCTTCCGCTCCCGGGCCGATTTTGCCGTAGCGGTAACTGGTATTGCCGGCCCTGGCGGCGGCTCCGCCGAAAAGCCCGTCGGGCTCGTCCACCTCGCCGCCAAGACGCGCGGTGGTATGCTGATCCATCACGAAATGCGCTATGGCGATATCGGCCGCGACAAGGTTCGGCTCGCTACGTTACGGACGGCGTTGGAGATGCTCGTCACGCTAGCTCAATGA
- a CDS encoding bifunctional 2-C-methyl-D-erythritol 4-phosphate cytidylyltransferase/2-C-methyl-D-erythritol 2,4-cyclodiphosphate synthase, translating into MTQMHSKQPLSVGIVIVAAGRGERAGSPEEGPKQYRPIGGRAVIAHTLEKFVTWPQASKIVVVIHRDDEKLLRAALEQVGGRPDIEIAFGGATRQQSVLAGLRALKDSGVTHVMIHDAVRPFFDHDLLDRVAAALADGAPAVLPVMPVTDTLKRGNADGLVVDTVPRTGLHTAQTPQSFRFADILDAHEKAAADGRIDFTDDAAIAEWCNLPVTLVIGSADNVKLTIKRDIAMADEKLSAALLPDVRTGNGYDVHQLEPGDGVTLCGVFIPHDQKLKGHSDADVALHALTDALLATCGAGDIGDHFPPSDPQWKGAPSHIFIEHAAKIVRERGGTIMNADVSLIAEAPKVGPHRDVMRAKLSEFLGISIDRCSVKATTNEKIGFVGRREGIAAIATATVVYRGGKA; encoded by the coding sequence ATGACGCAAATGCATTCAAAGCAACCGTTGTCGGTGGGAATCGTGATCGTTGCCGCCGGGCGCGGCGAACGGGCGGGCTCTCCGGAAGAAGGCCCCAAGCAATATCGCCCGATCGGCGGCAGAGCGGTTATTGCGCATACGCTTGAAAAATTCGTGACATGGCCGCAGGCGTCGAAGATCGTCGTCGTCATCCACCGCGATGATGAGAAGCTGCTCCGGGCGGCACTGGAACAGGTTGGCGGCCGGCCTGATATTGAGATCGCCTTCGGTGGCGCAACCCGTCAGCAATCCGTGCTTGCCGGGTTGCGCGCGTTGAAAGACAGCGGCGTCACGCATGTGATGATCCATGATGCTGTCCGCCCCTTCTTCGACCATGATCTGCTGGATCGTGTCGCCGCAGCGCTTGCAGACGGCGCGCCAGCGGTGCTGCCCGTTATGCCCGTCACAGACACGCTGAAACGCGGCAATGCCGATGGGCTAGTCGTCGACACTGTACCCCGCACCGGGCTTCACACCGCGCAGACACCGCAATCCTTCCGTTTCGCCGATATTCTCGACGCCCATGAAAAAGCCGCTGCCGATGGCAGAATCGATTTCACGGACGATGCGGCAATCGCGGAATGGTGTAACCTACCGGTGACATTGGTGATCGGCAGCGCCGACAATGTGAAGCTGACGATCAAAAGGGATATTGCCATGGCCGATGAAAAGCTCAGTGCCGCGCTGCTGCCCGATGTGCGCACCGGCAACGGCTATGACGTCCATCAGCTGGAGCCGGGCGACGGCGTCACCCTTTGCGGTGTCTTCATCCCGCATGACCAGAAGCTGAAAGGGCACTCGGACGCCGATGTCGCGTTGCACGCGCTGACGGACGCGCTTCTTGCCACCTGCGGCGCCGGTGATATCGGCGATCATTTTCCGCCCTCCGATCCGCAATGGAAGGGTGCACCGTCGCACATCTTCATCGAGCACGCGGCAAAGATCGTGCGCGAACGCGGCGGCACCATCATGAATGCTGATGTCTCGCTGATCGCCGAGGCGCCGAAGGTCGGGCCGCATCGCGACGTCATGCGCGCCAAACTGTCGGAGTTTCTGGGCATCAGCATCGATCGCTGCTCGGTCAAGGCGACGACGAACGAGAAGATCGGCTTCGTCGGCCGCCGCGAAGGCATCGCGGCCATCGCGACGGCGACTGTGGTCTATCGCGGAGGCAAGGCATAA
- the dusB gene encoding tRNA dihydrouridine synthase DusB, whose translation MCPKDNHLLSSKLAAPFSIGSVSIRNRVILAPMSGVTDLPFRQLALRYGAGLVVTEMVASRELVQDTAESWARLKSAGLKPHMVQLAGREAHWMAEAAKIAADNGADIIDINMGCPAKKVIGGYSGSALMRDPDHALTLIEATVGAVNIPVTLKMRLGWDENSINAPHIARRAEEAGVQLVTIHGRTRMQFYEGRADWDAIRAVRDAISIPLVANGDVETAEDADEILRRSGADAVMIGRGCQGRPWHAGVLAGHRGPSRQEIVDIALEHYRMMLEFYGEAVGIRHARKHLAWYLDRYAPATTGADKAKIMTSKEGGEVAATFQAALQAGADLAHRIQEAA comes from the coding sequence GTGTGCCCGAAAGATAATCATTTGCTTTCTTCCAAGCTTGCAGCTCCATTTTCCATCGGTTCCGTATCCATCCGGAATCGTGTGATCCTGGCACCGATGTCGGGCGTGACCGATCTTCCTTTCCGGCAGCTCGCTTTACGCTATGGCGCCGGCCTGGTCGTCACGGAAATGGTCGCTAGTCGTGAGCTAGTTCAGGATACGGCCGAATCCTGGGCGCGTTTGAAGAGCGCCGGCTTGAAGCCGCATATGGTGCAGCTCGCCGGCCGTGAAGCGCATTGGATGGCCGAGGCTGCAAAGATCGCTGCGGACAATGGCGCCGATATCATTGATATCAATATGGGATGTCCGGCCAAGAAGGTGATTGGCGGCTATTCGGGTTCGGCGCTGATGCGTGACCCGGACCATGCGCTGACATTGATCGAAGCGACCGTAGGTGCCGTGAACATCCCCGTGACGCTGAAGATGCGGCTCGGATGGGACGAGAATTCCATCAATGCTCCGCATATCGCTCGTCGCGCCGAAGAGGCCGGTGTCCAGCTCGTCACAATTCATGGCCGCACGCGTATGCAATTCTATGAGGGCAGGGCGGATTGGGATGCGATCCGCGCTGTGCGCGACGCGATCTCCATTCCGCTTGTGGCCAATGGCGATGTCGAAACGGCTGAGGATGCCGACGAAATCCTGCGCCGCTCCGGTGCCGACGCCGTGATGATCGGCCGCGGTTGCCAGGGCCGCCCGTGGCACGCGGGTGTGCTGGCAGGGCATCGCGGGCCGAGCCGCCAGGAGATCGTCGATATCGCGCTCGAACACTACCGGATGATGCTGGAGTTCTATGGCGAAGCGGTCGGCATTCGCCATGCCCGCAAGCATCTCGCTTGGTATCTCGATCGTTATGCGCCGGCGACCACGGGCGCTGACAAGGCGAAAATCATGACGTCGAAAGAGGGCGGCGAGGTGGCGGCAACCTTCCAAGCCGCGCTGCAGGCGGGCGCTGATCTCGCTCACCGCATTCAGGAGGCTGCATGA
- a CDS encoding two-component system sensor histidine kinase NtrB, with protein sequence MTSKTSSGAGDISANSMAMAVLNAIQNPVVMVDEAGLIAFANWEAEAFFGASASHLSRYKISSFIPFGSPLLALIDQVRERRAPVNEYRVDLSSPRLGQDKLVDIYVAPVSSDPGSVVVVFQERSMADKIDRQLTHRAAARSVTGLASMLAHEIKNPLSGIRGAAQLLEQSVEDDDRALTRLICDETDRIVSLVDRMEVFSDERPVDRFPVNIHSVLDHVKAVAKAGFARNIKISENYDPSLPAVFANRDQLVQVFLNLVKNAAEAVGDRQDGEIMLTTAYRPGIRLSVAGTREKISLPLEFCVIDNGPGVPADLVPHLFDPFITTKTNGTGLGLALVAKIIGDHGGIVECDSQNHRTTFRVLMPASKGITSEDAPLPNSTGTTR encoded by the coding sequence ATGACTTCGAAAACCAGCTCCGGCGCCGGTGATATCTCGGCCAATTCCATGGCCATGGCCGTTCTCAATGCAATCCAGAATCCCGTCGTCATGGTCGACGAGGCCGGCTTGATTGCCTTCGCCAACTGGGAGGCGGAAGCTTTCTTTGGTGCCAGCGCATCGCATCTGTCGCGCTACAAGATCTCCAGCTTCATTCCCTTTGGCAGCCCTTTGCTGGCGCTGATCGACCAGGTGCGTGAGCGCCGGGCGCCCGTCAACGAATATCGTGTCGATCTGAGCTCGCCACGCCTCGGACAGGACAAGCTGGTGGACATTTACGTCGCACCGGTTTCCAGCGACCCCGGCTCGGTGGTGGTGGTATTCCAGGAACGCTCCATGGCCGACAAGATCGACCGGCAGCTGACGCATCGCGCCGCGGCTCGTTCGGTCACGGGCCTTGCCTCCATGCTGGCGCATGAGATCAAGAACCCGCTTTCGGGAATCCGCGGTGCGGCACAGCTGCTCGAACAGTCGGTCGAGGACGACGATCGCGCGCTGACGCGCCTCATCTGCGACGAGACGGATCGCATTGTCTCGCTGGTCGACCGCATGGAGGTTTTCTCCGACGAGCGGCCGGTCGATCGCTTCCCCGTCAACATCCATTCCGTGCTCGATCATGTGAAGGCTGTCGCCAAGGCCGGCTTTGCCCGAAACATCAAGATCTCAGAGAATTATGACCCTTCTCTGCCGGCGGTCTTCGCAAACCGGGATCAGCTCGTGCAGGTCTTCCTCAATCTGGTGAAGAACGCCGCTGAAGCGGTGGGCGACCGTCAGGATGGCGAGATCATGCTGACGACGGCCTATCGCCCCGGCATCCGGCTTTCGGTTGCCGGCACGCGCGAGAAGATCTCGCTGCCGCTGGAATTCTGCGTCATCGACAATGGCCCGGGCGTGCCGGCCGATCTCGTGCCGCATCTCTTCGATCCGTTCATCACCACCAAGACGAACGGAACCGGTCTCGGCCTTGCGCTGGTCGCCAAGATCATTGGCGACCACGGCGGCATCGTCGAATGCGACAGCCAGAACCATCGCACCACTTTCCGCGTTTTGATGCCTGCCTCCAAGGGCATCACCTCAGAAGATGCCCCACTTCCGAACTCTACAGGGACTACTCGATGA